The Microbulbifer sp. YPW1 genome contains the following window.
CGAGACGATGACCAATGCGCGCAGCGCCCTCAAGTGGCTGCAGTGCGCAGCGCCCGATGTATCTGTGGAAGGGCTGTTGCAGCGCCACTTTGTCGGCGTGACCTCTAGCCCGGACAAGGCACAGCAGTTCGGGATCCTGCCAGAGCGGACCTATCGCTTCTGGGATTGGGTCGGCGGACGCTATTCGCTGTGGTCGGCGATCGGACTGCCAATCGCCATTGCCTGCGGTTACGAAAACTTCCGCGCTCTGCTGAATGGTGCCGCGGAAATGGATCGCCACTTCCGCGAGGCGCCGTTTGAAAAGAACGCGCCGGTGATCATGGGGCTGCTGAGTGTCTGGTACTGCACCTTTATGGGGTACCCGGCGCACGCAGTGTTGCCCTACGAACAGGCGCTGCACATGTTGCCAGCCTATTTGCAGCAGGCGGATATGGAGAGCAACGGCAAATCTACCACCCGTGCAGGGGTGGAGGTGGACTACGCCACCGGCCCCCTAATATGGGGGCAGACGGGTATTAACGGGCAGCATGCTTTTTACCAGTATCTGCACCAGAGCCCGGAAGTGGTGCCGGCGGATTTCATCGGCAGTGTGACCCCGGGGCACGATCTCGAAGGCCACCACGAAATACTGCTGGCGAATATGTTCGCACAGAGCCAGGCGCTGATGAACGGTGTGGATGCCGAGTCGGTCGCCCGCGAGCTGGCAGCCAAGGGGCTGTCGCAGGAAGAGATAAAAAGGCTGACCCCGTTCAAGGTGCACAGGGGTGGAAAGCCCAGCACCACAATACTCTTGAATGAGTTGACCCCCCGCGCGCTGGGAGGGTTGATTGCACTCTACGAACACAAGATTTTTGTTCAGGGTGTGATCCTGGAAATATATTCCTTTGATCAGTGGGGTGTGGAACTTGGTAAGGGTCTTGCCAGCAAGCTGGAGCCAAAACTGGCTGCAGGTGATCTGGCTGGAGAAGACGGTTCTACAGCGCAACTGATCCAATACTACCGCCGGATAAAAAACGGCGCGGTTACGACCACGGAGCTGCCTGAAGTCGAGGTGGCAGAGCCTGCAGGAGAACAGGCTTAGTAGCAAACTGTGGCGAGCTGATAAAAAACGAAGAGTTAAGCAAAATGGCAAACACTACAGTGGTAAACAGTCGGATACAGGCGGTGACCGACAGGATCATCCGCCGCAGCGAAGAGACCCGTGCCAGCTATCTGGCGCAGGTAGAGCGCGCTCAAGGCAAAGGTCGTGCGCGCCACAAGCTGTCCTGCGGAAACCTGGCGCACGCCATGGCGGCGTCCAGTGATCAGGATAAAAACCTGATCGCTTCCGGGCAGGGTCCCAACCTGGCAATCATCAATGCCTACAACGATATGTTGTCGGCCCACCAGCCCTACGGCACCTATCCCGAAATGCTGAAGGCCGAAGCGCTGCGCAACGGCGCTACCGCACAGGTTGCCGGTGGCGTCCCCGCAATGTGTGACGGCGTCACCCAGGGGCAGCCGGGTATGGAACTGTCACTGTTTTCCCGCGATGTTATTGCCATGGCCACTGCCATTTCCCTGTCGCACGACATGTTCGATGGCGGTATGTACCTGGGCATCTGCGACAAAATCGTACCCGGTCTGGTGATCGGCGCGCTGTCATTTGGCCACCTGCCGGCGGTGTTCATCCCGGCAGGGCCGATGCCTACCGGTCTCGCAAACGCGGAAAAAGTACGTGTTCGCCAGTTGTATGCCGAAGGCAAAGTCGGCCGCAAAGAATTGCTTGAAGCGGAAAGTGCGTCCTACCACAGTGCAGGTACCTGCACATTCTACGGTACTGCCAACAGCAACCAGATGCTGGTGGAGATCATGGGGCTGCAGCTGCCCGGTAGCTCTTTTGTGAATCCGGGCACCGAGCTGCGCGATGCACTGAACCATGAAGCGGTAAAACAGCTGGTACAGATTACCGAGCCCAGCAATTACACGCCGATCGCGAAAATCCTCAGCGAAAAATCTTTTGTAAATGGCATTGTTGGTCTGCATGCCACCGGTGGCTCGACGAACCACACCATGCACCTGATTGCCATGGCGCGCGCCGCCGGTATCCAGATTACCTGGCAGGACATGGCCGAGCTTTCCGAGATAGTGCCGCTGTTGTGTCACGTGTATCCGAATGGCACCGCAGATATCAACCACTTCGCCGCTGCCGGCGGTATGCAGTTCCTGATTCGCGAATTGCTGGGTGCAGGCCTGCTGCACAACGATGTCAGCACCGTGCTGGGTGATTCCGGTATGGAGCCCTACACCTACGATCCGTTCCTGAATGAAGACCGGGACGGCCTGGTATGGCGCCCCACTGCGGAAGAGTCCGGCAACCCGGACATTATCCGCCCCGCGAGTGATCCTTTCTCCGGCCACGGTGGCCTGCAGCTGCTGCAGGGCAACCTCGGCAACAGTGTGATCAAGGTGTCCGCCCTGAAAACACCGCAACTGAAAGTGAAAGCGCCGGCGGTGGTATTCGACAGTCAGGACGCATTGCTGGATGCCTTCAAGGCTGGCGAACTCGAGAAGGATTTTGTTGCGGTGGTGCGCTTCCAGGGGCCCCAGGCCAACGGCATGCCGGAGCTGCACAAACTGACACCTTCGCTCGGTGTATTGCAGGACCGCGGTTACAAGGTGGCGCTGGTCACCGACGGCCGTATGTCCGGCGCGTCCGGCAAGGTGCCGGCGGCCATCCACCTTTCTCCGGAAGCGCTGGAAGGTGGCGTTGTGGCGAAAATCCAGGATGGTGATGTTATTGAGCTGGATGCGGAAGCCGGCGTTCTCAAAGTACATGTAAGTGATGAAGAGCTGGCTGCACGCGCGCCAGCGGAGTGCGATCTGTCCGCCAATGCCACCGGTATGGGGCGCGACCTGTTCACCAATATGCGCAAGCTCGCTAGCGGCGCAGAAACCGGTGGAAGCATTCTTTTTTAACTGAATTCAGCGCGCTTACCGGCAGCGGTGAGCGCGCAACTGCTTGAGAGCAAAGACAATGGCTAACGCATTCGACATGGTACTTTTTGGTGGTGGCGGAGATCTGTCACTGCGCAAACTGATTCCGGCCCTGTACCGGGCCTATATTGAAGGCGGTCTGAACAAGGATTCCCGTATCCTGCCGGTATGCCGTCGTCAGGAAGACGCTGACGTCTACCTGAAAACCGCGCAGCAGGCGCTGAAAACCCACCTGCGCGATGGCGAATACAGCGATAAAAACTGGAAAGGATTCAGCGCGCAGCTGCGCGCCGTCGCATTGGATATCTCCAAGCCCGACGAGCAGTGGGATGGCCTGGTGGACATCCTCGGCAAGGACACCGAGCGCACGCGCCTGTTCTACCTCGCGATTCCGCCGGCGGTATTCGGACCCTGTTGTGAAAACCTGTCGGTCAAGGGGCTGATTCACGAAAATTCTCGTGTCGTGGTGGAAAAGCCGCTCGGCTACAACGCCAAGACTTCCGACCAGATCAACAGCAAGATTGCCGAGTACTTCCCCGAAGAAAGTATTTTCCGCATCGACCACTACCTGGGTAAGGAAACGGTACAGAACCTGCTGGCGTTGCGCTTTAGCAACGTACTGTTCGAGCATCTCTGGGATGCAAAAACCATCGACCATATCCAGATCAGCATTTCCGAAACTGTGGGTCTTGAAGGTCGCGCGGGTTTCTACGATGACACCGGCGCGATGCGCGATATGGTGCAGAACCATTTATTGCAGTTGCTGTGCCTGATCGCCATGGAATCGCCCAACAGCATGTCGGCGCGCAATATCCGCTCGGAAAAAATCAAAGTGCTCGAGGCACTGCGCCCGCTGACTGACCAGGACGTGGACCAGAATATCGTGCGCGGCCAGTACGTCGCCGGTGGCCTGGGCAAAGAGCTGGTACCGGGCTATCTGGAAGAGCTCAAGGCGCCTAACAGCACCACCGAAACCTTTGTTGCGATTCGCGCGCATATCGACAACTGGCGCTGGACCGGTGTGCCTTTCTACCTGCGCACTGGCAAGCGTATGGAAAAGCGCTGTGCGGAAATCGTGATTCAGTACAAGAACGTGTCCCACAGTGTGTACCAGCCCGAAGCCGGCAAGGTATTGCCGAACCGCCTGGTAATCCGCCTGCAGCCGGAAGAGAGCATCAAGCTGGTTCTGATGGCGAAGAAAATGGACAGTCTCACCATGGAGCTGCAGCCGGTGGAGCTGAACCTCACACTGTCCGATACCTACGACAGTTTTAAAAGTGACGCCTACAAGCGCCTGATGCTGGATGCAGCAGCCAACAACTCCGCGCTGTTTATTCATCGCGAAGAGGTTGCTGCCGCCTGGGCCTGGGTCGACCCGATCATCGACCACTGGCGTGAGACTGCCAACCAGCCACAGCTTTACCGCGCAGGCACCTGGGGCCCCCAGGCCTCCAATCAGCTGTTGGCCGAGAATGGCCACCACTGGTTCAACCCCTGAGAAATCGGGCGGAAAAACGAAAACAGGGTCTTAGAGACATGGTTGAAGAAAAGTTTTTTGCAGACCGGGAACGCCTGACACTGGCGCTGGCCAACGAATGTGCCGCCGCGCTGCATGCTGGTATCAAGGCGCATGGGCAGGCCACCTTTCTGGTCAGCGGCGGCAGCTCTCCGGAGCCGGTATACCGCGAGCTTTCCCGACGCCCGTTGCCTTGGCAAAACGTGAATGTTGCGCTGGTCGACGAGCGCTGGGTGGAGAAAGACGAGGCTGGTAGCAATCTGGCATTCATCTCCAACAGCCTGCTGCAGAACGAAGCCAGCAAGGCGCCGTGTCTGGGAATGAAAAATGCCGCAGCCACGCCCGCAGAAGGCGAGGGCGATTGCGAGCGCGCTTATCAGGAATTGCCGCGTCCGTTTGACGTGTGTGTGCTTGGGATGGGCAACGACGGGCATACCGCTTCGTTCTTTCCCCATGCGGAAGGTCTGGCAGATGCGCTTGACCCCAAATCGGACAAGCTGTGCAAAGCCATCACCGCCAAGCAAAGCGCGGTGACAGGTGTTCACACCGAGCGTATGACGCTGACTCTGGCGGCCATTCTGCAGGCAAAAGAAATCAAGTTGCTGATTACCGGCGAGGAAAAGCTCAAGGTCTACCGGCAGGCGCTGCTGGGTGATGATGAGCTGGAAATGCCGGTGCGCAGTATTCTCAAGCAGGGGCTGAAACCGGTCACTGTGTATTGGGCACCGTGAGCCCGATCGGGTTCGTGTTTAAAAAGAAAAGAATTGAGACCTATAGGAAGTAGATGATGCAAGAGTCACTTGTACCCGTACTGGAGCAGGCCGGTGTCGTTCCGGTTCTGGTTATCGATAACGTCAGCGAAGCCCTGCCGCTGGCTCAGGCACTGGTTGAAGGCGGCCTGAACGTACTGGAGGTGACTCTGCGCACCGAAGCGGCCCTGGCCGCGGTAGAGGAAATTGCCAAACACCTGCCGGACGCACACGTCGGTACTGGCACCGTGTTGAATGCGGCGGACGTGCGCCGCTCCGTGGATGCCGGTGCAACCTTCATGGTAAGCCCGGGTGCTACCGAAGCGCTGCTGGATGCGGCGGACGATGTTTCTGTTCCCATGCTGCCCGGCGCGGCGAACCCTTCTGAAGTCATGCGCCTGCTGGAGCGTGGCTACCGCTACCAGAAATTTTTCCCTGCGGAAGCCGCGGGCGGTGTACCGATGCTGAAATCCATTGGTGGCCCGCTGGCGCAAGTAAAGTTCTGCCCCACCGGCGGTGTGGGCCCGAAGAATGCCAAAGACTATCTGGGCCTGGCCAACGTGGTCTGCGTTGGTGGCTCCTGGATGGCGGCACCGAAGCTGGTAGCCGAGAAAAACTGGGCGGAAATCACTCGCTTGGCTAAAGAGGCCACTCTGCTGAAGGGCTAATTTCCCGGCAGAATCGTTTTCACAGAGTAAGCACGTGCTGGGGGGGACACGCCCGGCACCCCGTATAAAAATTCATAAATTTTCAAGACACAGAGGGTGTAGCGATATGAAACTCAGAATTGCTATCAATGGCTATGGCCGCATCGGCCGCAATGTAACGCGCGCGATCTATGAATCCGGTTACAACGATCGCATTCAGCTGGTTGCCATCAACGATCTGGCACCGGTAGAAGCCAACGCTCACCTGACCCGGTTCGATACCGTACACGGCCGCTTCAATACCGATGTTGCTGTAGAAGGTGAGAACCTGGTTATCGGCGGTGACACCGTCAAGGTATGCCAGGAACGCAACCCCGCCGCGCTGCCCTGGGGCGAGCTGGAAGTGGATCTGGTGCTGGAATGTACCGGCCTGTTTACCGGCAAAGAAGCGGCCTCCCAGCACATGCAGGCTGGCGCCAAAGCGGTGCTGATTTCTGCGCCGTCCGGCGACGCGGACCTGACCGTGGTTTACGGTGTTAACGACGACAAGCTCACCGCAGAGCACAAGGTGGTTTCCAACGCTTCCTGTACCACCAACTGCCTGGCCCCTGTAGCCAAGGTTCTGAACGAAGCGATCGGTATCGAGCGCGGCTTCATGACCACCGTGCACGCCTACACCAATGACCAGAACACCCAGGATGCTGTGCACAAGGACATCTACCGTGCCCGTGCCGCAGCTGACAACATGATCCCGACCAAAACCGGCGCTGCCGCGGCGGTGGGCCTGGTTCTGCCTGAGCTGAAAGGCAAGCTGGATGGCATGGCCGTACGTGTACCGGTGAACAACGTTTCCCTGGTGGATTGCCAGTTTATCGCCAGCCGCGAAACCACCGTTGATGAAATCAACGCGATCATGCGCGATGCCGCAGGCACCATAAAAGGTGGTGTGCTGTCTTTCTGCGAGCAGCCGCTGGTTTCCGTAGACTTCAACCACACCTCCGCTTCCAGCCACTTCGATGCCAACCACACCCGTGTAAATGGCAATCTGGTGAAAGTCATGGCGTGGTATGACAACGAGTGGGGCTTCTCTCACCGTATGCTGGATACCAGTCTGGCGATGGCCAAAGCGCTCGAGCTGTAAAGCCAGCGTTTAAAATAAGGCTGTAATAGCAGCCTGATAACGTGAATGTTATCGCACCGGTGCGGGTGCAATACCCGCTCCGGCTTTGCTTTTCTGCAGTCAGCGCCGACTGTCATAAAAACAATATTCGCCTCTCATCTAATCGAAAAACGAATACCACCAATATGATTCGCCATACCAAAATTGTTGCAACACTCGGTCCGGGTACTGACAAGCCGCGTGTTATTGACGAGATTATCCGCGCAGGCGTCAACGTTGTACGCCTCAACTTTTCTCACGGTAGTGCCGATGACCACCGCAAGCGTGTGGAAGAAGTGCGTCGTGCCGCGGCCGAGCAGAACAAGCTGGTGGCTGTACTTGGCGACCTTCAGGGCCCGAAAATCCGTATTGCCCGTTTCGCCGAAGGCAGCATTTTTCTCGAAAACAACGCCGAGTTCACCCTCGATGCGGATTGCCCGAAAGAGGGCGGTAACCAGCAGCGTGTAGGTGTGGACTACCCGTCCCTGATTGCTGACTGCAAGCCCGGTAATATCCTGCTGCTGGACGATGGCAAGATCCGCCTCGAAGTCACGGGCGGTACCAGTAGCAAGTTGTTCTGCCGTGTGTTGCAGGGCGGCAAGCTGTCCAATAACAAGGGGATCAACCTGTTGGGCGGTGGTCTTTCCGCTCCGGCACTGACGGAGAAAGATTACGAAGACATCAAGCTCGCCGCCGAGCTGGATGTGGATTTCCTCGCGGTGAGCTTCCCGCGCAGTGGCGAAGATTTGGAAATCGCACGCAAGGCCATGCGCGAAGCGGGTAGCAACGCTGCCATCGTCGCCAAGGTGGAGCGCGCGGAAGCAGTAAATGATGACGAGCAGATGGACGGTATTATTCTCGCCTCTGATGTCATCATGGTTGCCCGCGGCGACCTGGGTGTAGAGATCGGTGATGCCGCACTGGTGGGTGTTCAGAAAAAGCTGATCAACCGCGCCAATGCCCTGAATCGCGGTGTGATCACCGCGACCCAGATGATGGAATCCATGATTACCAACCCGACACCGACACGCGCCGAAGTAATGGATGTCGCGAATGCGGTGCTCGACGGCACCGATGCGGTGATGCTGTCTGCGGAAACCGCTGCTGGTGATTTCCCGGTTGCCGCGGTGGAGTCTATGGCGGAAGTCGTCGTGGGGGCTGAGCAGTACCTCGGTACCACCACCCGTCCTGCAGCAGACAGGTCGTCATCCGAAACCATTGATACCGTCATTGCCCAGGCGGCGATCGAGGCTGCAGTCCGGGTTGAAAACCTGAGTGCGGTAGCGGCGCTCACCGAATCCGGTCGCACCCCTCGCATCATGTCCCGCGCGACGTCGCAGCTGCCGATCTACGCGCTGACTCGCCACCCGCGTGTTGCACGCCAGCTGGTATTGCTGCGCGGTGTCGAGCCCATCGAGTTTGATCCGGCCTCTGTTCCCCTGGGGCACCTCACCGATGCCATCATCGAGGTGCTGGGCTCCCGGGTAACCCTGGAGAAGGGCGAACGCATCCTGATCACCCAGGGCGAGCGCCTGAATATGGGCGGCGGCACCAGTTCGATGCGTATCAAGGAAATCGAATAACCGCGGGGCTTTCCGTTAGCGGTTCAATTCTTTAGATAGTGAAACTCCCGGCTCCGTCGGGAGTTTTGCTTCCGGCCCGCAGCTTTCTCTTCTGACATATGGGGCCTATCCAGTCATTTGTCCTGTGCATTTTTGTCCTGGTTTGCACCCGGGCTTCGAGCAGCCCTATGCCAATTGTCATAACTGACAGGTTGCTGTTGCAAAATGCGACAAAAAAGCCGGATATTTCCCTTCTCGGCAGGTAGCTTTTTTATTTCATTCTGTGTATTGTCAATCGTGAGAATGACAGCGCTATCATAAAAATGAATGACAGCGCTATCATTTCGAGGTACAAGGTGAATAAAAGTTTCTAACCAAACCTTTATATCTATAAAAAAGGAAGGGGAAATCGATGCTTAAGCGCAACAAACTCGCTCTCTCGATCAGCGCAGCTGTACTGAGTGGTGGCCTGATGGCTCCGCTGGCAGTTGCCCAGGATGCTCTGGAAGAAATTACCGTTACCGGTATTCGCGGAGCTTTGCAAGATGCCGTAAACATTAAGCGTGACTCGACCGATCTGGTCGACGCTGTGTCTGCGGAAGATGTTGGTAAGTTCCCGGACTCCGACGTAGGTGAAGCACTGGGTCGTATCCCGGGTATCACTGTTGGTCGCGCATTTGGTCAGGGTGCCTCTGTGTCCATTCGTGGTGCAGCTCCCTCCATGACTCTGACCCAGCTGAATGGTCAGAACGTTGCCTCCACAGGCTGGTTTGACCAGGTCCCTGTAGACCGCAGCTTCAACTACTCCCTGCTCCCTGCCGAGCTGATCGGTGGCATCGAAGTATATAAATCCTCCCGTGCAGACCTGAACGAAGGTGGTATCGGCGGTACCGTGATCGTCAACACCCGCAAGCCGCTGGATATGGAAGCCAACACCGCATGGGTTGGTACCACCGCTCGTGTCGGAACCATCAGCGATGAACTCTCTCCGGAAGTTTCCGGCTTGTACAGCTGGAAGAACGATTCCGAGACTTTCGGTGTCCTGGTTGCTGCAGCTAAAGAAGACCGCGAATACGTTCGTCGCGGAACCGAGTCTGACTACCGTTGGTCTGGCGACGTTGCGCCGACCACCTTCCTGCAGGATCAAGAGCGCACTGCGCTGGACGTAACCCTGCAGTACGCGCCGACTGAAGAGCTGGCTTTCACTCTGCACGCCATGTCCCTGGATATGGAAGCAAACAACACCAACACCAGCCTCTACCTGTTCACTCTGGCGGGTGACAATGTGACCTGTCACACCACCAACGCTGCAGGCCTGTGTACTTCCAGCACCACCACCAACTCTCAGTTTGGTGATCTGGAGCCGGGTTGGGCTGCCGGTGCGCCGGGTAACGAAACTTTCAACCAGACCTGGGGACGCCTGTCCTCCATGAGCTCTGACACTTTCGATTTCGGTACTGAATACGAAGGTGACGGTTTCCGCGTAAGCGGTAACATTGGTTCCACCAAGGCAGAAGGCGGCACCGACTTCACCACCAACTTCTCCCACTTCCCGAGCGTACGTGCTGGTGACACCATGTCTCTGTGGGAAGGCTCTATCGATGCGACTGGCAAAGAGATTGTCATCAATCCGACCATGGATCCGAGTCTGACACTGGATGACTACGGTTCTACCCTGTCTCCGGAAGGTTGGGCAGTAGGCAGCGGTCCTGCGAAAGATGAGGAGTCCTACGCGCAGGTGGACGTTGAGTTTGATCTGAATGTTGGCATCCTGACTTCATTTAAAACCGGTGCGCGCTGGACCGACCATGATGTCAATCGTCGCTCCTTTGCTGGTCAGCTCACTCCGGTAGAAGTCGCTGCGAGCGAGATCTACAACGGTACTTTCCAGGTGGGTCAGCAGGGCTTTACCGCTCCCAAGCCGAACCTGGGCGCAATGGTCGCCGCGACTCGCGACAGCCTGGACAGCTGGGTTGAGGAGCGTGCGGGTTATTCTGACCTGAATGAAGAAAACACCGCTCTTTACGGTATGTTCACTTTTGAGACTGGTGCTCTGACCGGTAACTTCGGTCTGCGTTACATCTCTAGCGACGTGAGCCGCACTCAGTACGACCTCGACGGTTCTGCGCTTCAGGAAGGCGATATTGCCGGCAACAACGGTTACAGCTACTCCCTGTCCACTTACGGCGCTGACTACAGCGACGTTCTGCCCAGCGCGACCGTACGTTACGAGCTTTCTGAAGACGTAGTGCTGCGCGCGTCTGCTGCCCAGACTATTTCTCGTCCGACCTACGACGACATGCTGGTCAGCTACAACGGCTATGACGATAGCAATGCCCTCAACCAGTCTGTGACTCAGGGTAGCGAAGGTCTTCTGCCGATGAAGGCGACCAGTGCAGATATCGCTCTGGAATACTACTACGGCGATGGCAACCTGGTTTCTGCCACTTACTTCGTCAAGTCCATTGACGACTTCGTAACCTCCAGTGTCGTTCTGGATCAGTCTATCGGCCTCGTAGATCCGGATGGTGGCGATAGCTGGAATATCGAGACACTCCAAAACTCCGGTGGTGCCGAT
Protein-coding sequences here:
- the pgl gene encoding 6-phosphogluconolactonase, translated to MVEEKFFADRERLTLALANECAAALHAGIKAHGQATFLVSGGSSPEPVYRELSRRPLPWQNVNVALVDERWVEKDEAGSNLAFISNSLLQNEASKAPCLGMKNAAATPAEGEGDCERAYQELPRPFDVCVLGMGNDGHTASFFPHAEGLADALDPKSDKLCKAITAKQSAVTGVHTERMTLTLAAILQAKEIKLLITGEEKLKVYRQALLGDDELEMPVRSILKQGLKPVTVYWAP
- the gap gene encoding type I glyceraldehyde-3-phosphate dehydrogenase — translated: MKLRIAINGYGRIGRNVTRAIYESGYNDRIQLVAINDLAPVEANAHLTRFDTVHGRFNTDVAVEGENLVIGGDTVKVCQERNPAALPWGELEVDLVLECTGLFTGKEAASQHMQAGAKAVLISAPSGDADLTVVYGVNDDKLTAEHKVVSNASCTTNCLAPVAKVLNEAIGIERGFMTTVHAYTNDQNTQDAVHKDIYRARAAADNMIPTKTGAAAAVGLVLPELKGKLDGMAVRVPVNNVSLVDCQFIASRETTVDEINAIMRDAAGTIKGGVLSFCEQPLVSVDFNHTSASSHFDANHTRVNGNLVKVMAWYDNEWGFSHRMLDTSLAMAKALEL
- the edd gene encoding phosphogluconate dehydratase, producing the protein MANTTVVNSRIQAVTDRIIRRSEETRASYLAQVERAQGKGRARHKLSCGNLAHAMAASSDQDKNLIASGQGPNLAIINAYNDMLSAHQPYGTYPEMLKAEALRNGATAQVAGGVPAMCDGVTQGQPGMELSLFSRDVIAMATAISLSHDMFDGGMYLGICDKIVPGLVIGALSFGHLPAVFIPAGPMPTGLANAEKVRVRQLYAEGKVGRKELLEAESASYHSAGTCTFYGTANSNQMLVEIMGLQLPGSSFVNPGTELRDALNHEAVKQLVQITEPSNYTPIAKILSEKSFVNGIVGLHATGGSTNHTMHLIAMARAAGIQITWQDMAELSEIVPLLCHVYPNGTADINHFAAAGGMQFLIRELLGAGLLHNDVSTVLGDSGMEPYTYDPFLNEDRDGLVWRPTAEESGNPDIIRPASDPFSGHGGLQLLQGNLGNSVIKVSALKTPQLKVKAPAVVFDSQDALLDAFKAGELEKDFVAVVRFQGPQANGMPELHKLTPSLGVLQDRGYKVALVTDGRMSGASGKVPAAIHLSPEALEGGVVAKIQDGDVIELDAEAGVLKVHVSDEELAARAPAECDLSANATGMGRDLFTNMRKLASGAETGGSILF
- a CDS encoding TonB-dependent receptor, with protein sequence MLKRNKLALSISAAVLSGGLMAPLAVAQDALEEITVTGIRGALQDAVNIKRDSTDLVDAVSAEDVGKFPDSDVGEALGRIPGITVGRAFGQGASVSIRGAAPSMTLTQLNGQNVASTGWFDQVPVDRSFNYSLLPAELIGGIEVYKSSRADLNEGGIGGTVIVNTRKPLDMEANTAWVGTTARVGTISDELSPEVSGLYSWKNDSETFGVLVAAAKEDREYVRRGTESDYRWSGDVAPTTFLQDQERTALDVTLQYAPTEELAFTLHAMSLDMEANNTNTSLYLFTLAGDNVTCHTTNAAGLCTSSTTTNSQFGDLEPGWAAGAPGNETFNQTWGRLSSMSSDTFDFGTEYEGDGFRVSGNIGSTKAEGGTDFTTNFSHFPSVRAGDTMSLWEGSIDATGKEIVINPTMDPSLTLDDYGSTLSPEGWAVGSGPAKDEESYAQVDVEFDLNVGILTSFKTGARWTDHDVNRRSFAGQLTPVEVAASEIYNGTFQVGQQGFTAPKPNLGAMVAATRDSLDSWVEERAGYSDLNEENTALYGMFTFETGALTGNFGLRYISSDVSRTQYDLDGSALQEGDIAGNNGYSYSLSTYGADYSDVLPSATVRYELSEDVVLRASAAQTISRPTYDDMLVSYNGYDDSNALNQSVTQGSEGLLPMKATSADIALEYYYGDGNLVSATYFVKSIDDFVTSSVVLDQSIGLVDPDGGDSWNIETLQNSGGADIQGLELQIQHAFDNGFGVAANYTYTDGEVPTDAYMDQLALFTEASEHAYNLVGYWENDNFSARAAYNFRSEYLIREGGFWYGNRMHDDFGSLDLSFYWYATDNLDVTFEAINVLEEDDIQYGAADASSTETGMKGPLLEGFPAWSFEGEAVYQLGASYKF
- a CDS encoding bifunctional 4-hydroxy-2-oxoglutarate aldolase/2-dehydro-3-deoxy-phosphogluconate aldolase; the encoded protein is MQESLVPVLEQAGVVPVLVIDNVSEALPLAQALVEGGLNVLEVTLRTEAALAAVEEIAKHLPDAHVGTGTVLNAADVRRSVDAGATFMVSPGATEALLDAADDVSVPMLPGAANPSEVMRLLERGYRYQKFFPAEAAGGVPMLKSIGGPLAQVKFCPTGGVGPKNAKDYLGLANVVCVGGSWMAAPKLVAEKNWAEITRLAKEATLLKG
- the pgi gene encoding glucose-6-phosphate isomerase, whose amino-acid sequence is MQDAHSHSAISQSVIWQALQAQAVQMKQRKLADLFSEDPQRAAEFTVELPQFLLDFSKNHLDQSVFVNLLRLAEEAGLAQWRSDFFAGKPINATEGRPVLHPALRGGLGAEVEVGGASVAGLAEAELQRLKEFVVLLHNGDLTGCSGKRITDVVNLGVGGSHLGPQTVIESLRAYRKGDVAVHFVSNVDGAQLTDVLAGLDAESTLFIVSSKTFTTSETMTNARSALKWLQCAAPDVSVEGLLQRHFVGVTSSPDKAQQFGILPERTYRFWDWVGGRYSLWSAIGLPIAIACGYENFRALLNGAAEMDRHFREAPFEKNAPVIMGLLSVWYCTFMGYPAHAVLPYEQALHMLPAYLQQADMESNGKSTTRAGVEVDYATGPLIWGQTGINGQHAFYQYLHQSPEVVPADFIGSVTPGHDLEGHHEILLANMFAQSQALMNGVDAESVARELAAKGLSQEEIKRLTPFKVHRGGKPSTTILLNELTPRALGGLIALYEHKIFVQGVILEIYSFDQWGVELGKGLASKLEPKLAAGDLAGEDGSTAQLIQYYRRIKNGAVTTTELPEVEVAEPAGEQA
- the pyk gene encoding pyruvate kinase, whose product is MIRHTKIVATLGPGTDKPRVIDEIIRAGVNVVRLNFSHGSADDHRKRVEEVRRAAAEQNKLVAVLGDLQGPKIRIARFAEGSIFLENNAEFTLDADCPKEGGNQQRVGVDYPSLIADCKPGNILLLDDGKIRLEVTGGTSSKLFCRVLQGGKLSNNKGINLLGGGLSAPALTEKDYEDIKLAAELDVDFLAVSFPRSGEDLEIARKAMREAGSNAAIVAKVERAEAVNDDEQMDGIILASDVIMVARGDLGVEIGDAALVGVQKKLINRANALNRGVITATQMMESMITNPTPTRAEVMDVANAVLDGTDAVMLSAETAAGDFPVAAVESMAEVVVGAEQYLGTTTRPAADRSSSETIDTVIAQAAIEAAVRVENLSAVAALTESGRTPRIMSRATSQLPIYALTRHPRVARQLVLLRGVEPIEFDPASVPLGHLTDAIIEVLGSRVTLEKGERILITQGERLNMGGGTSSMRIKEIE
- the zwf gene encoding glucose-6-phosphate dehydrogenase, which encodes MANAFDMVLFGGGGDLSLRKLIPALYRAYIEGGLNKDSRILPVCRRQEDADVYLKTAQQALKTHLRDGEYSDKNWKGFSAQLRAVALDISKPDEQWDGLVDILGKDTERTRLFYLAIPPAVFGPCCENLSVKGLIHENSRVVVEKPLGYNAKTSDQINSKIAEYFPEESIFRIDHYLGKETVQNLLALRFSNVLFEHLWDAKTIDHIQISISETVGLEGRAGFYDDTGAMRDMVQNHLLQLLCLIAMESPNSMSARNIRSEKIKVLEALRPLTDQDVDQNIVRGQYVAGGLGKELVPGYLEELKAPNSTTETFVAIRAHIDNWRWTGVPFYLRTGKRMEKRCAEIVIQYKNVSHSVYQPEAGKVLPNRLVIRLQPEESIKLVLMAKKMDSLTMELQPVELNLTLSDTYDSFKSDAYKRLMLDAAANNSALFIHREEVAAAWAWVDPIIDHWRETANQPQLYRAGTWGPQASNQLLAENGHHWFNP